The following are encoded in a window of Plectropomus leopardus isolate mb chromosome 23, YSFRI_Pleo_2.0, whole genome shotgun sequence genomic DNA:
- the LOC121962130 gene encoding protein NLRC3-like, with amino-acid sequence MAEKKRKRAKTSLTSDESFEEPSVSSQKSAAESTDPKCIMRRSDGSMCEPLNFGLEEIQRQQSEELSSESLEDFRDPVHYTGGQQTDTEEEISVAGESHLLNAMKIHKEAMQKQFTVTDEGHGDQQTSLESINTTLNITAVESGNQHPLHEFSNLKHKLEQESSEHTIEISDIFKLLPDQERRHRTVLTKGVAGIGKSFSVRKFILDWAKGSANQDFDLVFSLAFKELNLSTDNKSLHQLLTEFHPAVHDLKDPEDIVKAKVLVILDGLDESRLQLDFENKPVSSVSEVTSVGNLLTNLIQGNLLPEAKLWITSRPAAANQIPANFVGLVTEIRGFTDPQKEEYFRKRFSHDMNLADRIISHIRSSQTLDIMCQIPIFCWISAVLFQEIFGEEEEAETPQTLTEMMAHFLFTQTKRRSRKYDEKTDENKERFLKMHREFLLKLGKLAFVQLQNNNLIFYDEDLEECGIDVKEATIYSGFCTAVLREEQVFSQKKVFFFVHLTVQEFFAALFVYDCFINNNTTELGNFLNLKDKDHTLLDLVKMTVDKVLEKKNGHLDFFLRFLLGLMVEPNRRVLQGLLTSPEPSQDINKKILTHLKAIKRKALSPDSCINLFQTMVEMRDNKVKNEIQEYLKSPDRLKTELTPLHCSALAYMLLVSSDELDVLDLKSYNTSDEGRRRLIPAVRSSRKAVLAHCKVTEESVEHLAFGLKFPHLPLRDLDLSGNDLQDSGVKLLCDGLSSQTCKLKKLRLSGCQVTEKGCDFLASALQTNPSHLIELDLSYNNPGESGKKRLSELLQDSRYKLTTLNVKHDGSHRMKSGFKKYACELTLDPNTAHKNLLLSEENRKVTWVQEEQPYPDHQERFDHYQQVLCEQGLDGCCYLEVEVKGPFTIGLTYKTIGRKGEVRDCKLGCNDRSWCLICSAEGCLVLHHNQSVSVSSHSSRSSRVGVYLDWPAGTLSFYRVTADSQTRLYTFRETFTDPLYPAVELRTHSSALFCEIT; translated from the exons atggCTGAAAAGAAGAGGAAGCGAGCTAAAACCTCTTTAACCTCTGATGAATCCTTCGAGGAGCCGTCTGTTAG CTCACAGAAGAGTGCAGCTGAGTCCACAGATCCCAAATGTATCATGAGGAGGAGTGATGGATCCATGTGCGAACCACTCAATTTTGGTCTTGAGGAGATACAGAG ACAGCAGAGTGAAGAGTTAAGTTCAGAGTCGTTGGAGGATTTTAGGGATCCTGTCCATTACACAGGTGGACAGCAGACAGATACTGAGGAAGAAATAT CTGTTGCAGGAGAGAGCCATCTTTTAAACGCAATGAAGATCCATAAAGAAGCAATGCAAAAGCAATTCACTGTGACGGACGAAGGTCATGGTGACCAGCAGACTTCTCTGGAAAGCATAAACACAACACTCAACATCACCGCTGTAGAAAGTGGAAATCAGCACCCACTGCACGAGTTCAGCAACCTCAAACATAAATTGGAACAAGAGTCTTCTGAACATACAATCGAAATCAGTGACATCTTCAAACTGTTGCCTGACCAAGAGAGACGTCACAGAACAGTCCTGACGAAGGGCGTCGCAGGGATTGGAAAATCATTTTCCGTACGGAAATTCATTCTTGATTGGGCCAAGGGGAGCGCGAACCAGGactttgatttagtttttagtCTTGCTTTCAAAGAGCTGAATTTGAGTACAGATAACAAAAGCTTGCACCAGCTCCTGACTGAATTTCACCCTGCTGTCCACGATCTGAAAGATCCAGAAGATATTGTCAAAGCCAAGGTTTTAGTGATCCTGGACGGCCTGGACGAAAGCAGACTTCAACTGGACTTCGAGAACAAGCCGGTATCATCTGTCAGTGAAGTAACATCTGTGGGGAATCTTCTAACAAACCTCATCCAGGGTAACCTTCTTCCCGAGGCTAAACTGTGGATAACATCCCGTCcagcagcagccaatcagatccCTGCAAATTTTGTCGGCTTGGTGACAGAGATAAGAGGGTTCACCGACCCACAAAAAGAAGAATACTTCAGGAAGAGGTTTAGTCATGACATGAACCTCGCTGACAGGATCATCTCGCACATTCGCTCCTCACAGACTCTCGACATCATGTGCCAGATCCCGATCTTCTGCTGGATTTCTGCCGTATTATTTCAAGAGATCTTTGGGGAAGAAGAGGAAGCTGAAACTCCTCAAACTCTAACAGAGATGATGGCACATTTCCTGTTCACCCAGACAAAACGCAGAAGCAGAAAATACGATGAGAAGacagatgaaaataaagagagatTTCTGAAGATGCATAGAGAATTTCTCCTGAAACTCGGTAAACTGGCATTTGTTCAGCTGCAGAACAACAACCTCATCTTCTATGATGAAGACCTGGAAGAGTGTGGCATCGACGTAAAAGAAGCAACCATCTACTCTGGATTCTGCACAGCAGTCCTGAGGGAAGAACAAGTCTTTTCCCAGAAAAAGGTCTTCTTCTTCGTGCACTTGACCGTACAGGAGTTCTTTGCAGCTCTTTTTGTCTATGACTGTTTCATAAACAACAATACGACAGAGCTCGGAAACTTCCTCAATCTGAAGGACAAAGATCATACTTTACTTGATCTTGTAAAGATGACTGTTGACAAAGTGCTGGAGAAGAAGAACGGCCATCTGGACTTCTTCTTGCGATTCCTCCTTGGCCTCATGGTAGAGCCAAACCGGAGAGTCCTTCAGGGTCTGCTGACATCACCAGAACCAAGCCAAGATATCAACAAGAAAATCTTGACTCACCTCAAAGCCATCAAAAGAAAGGCCCTCTCTCCAGACAGTTGCATCAACCTCTTCCAAACTATGGTTGAGATGAGAGATAACAAAGTCAAAAATGAGATTCAGGAATATCTCAAATCACCAGATCGCTTGAAAACAGAGCTGACTCCACTGCACTGCTCCGCGCTGGCCTACATGCTGCTAGTATCTTCGGATGAACTGGATGTGTTGGATTTGAAGAGTTACAACACATCAGACGAAGGCAGAAGGCGACTGATACCAGCTGTGAGGAGCAGCAGAAAAGCTGT GCTAGCACACTGCAAAGTGACTGAAGAGTCGGTTGAACACCTGGCCTTTGGACTCAAGTTCCCCCACTTACCGCTAAGAGATCTGGATCTGAGCGGCAATGACCTTCAAGATTCGGGAGTAAAGCTGCTCTGTGATGGACTGTCAAGTCAAACCTGCAAACTGAAGAAACTGAG GTTGTCAGGATGTCAGGTCACAGAGAAAGGCTGTGATTTTCTGGCCTCGGCTCTACAGACCAACCCCTCTCATCTGATAGAGCTGGACCTGAGCTACAACAATCCAGGGGAGTCGGGAAAGAAGCGGCTCTCTGAACTGTTACAGGATTCACGATACAAGCTCACCACactcaa TGTTAAACATGATGGAAGTCACCGGATGAAGTCGGGGTTCAAGAAAT ATGCCTGTGAGCTCACACTGGACCCCAACACAGCCCACAAgaacctcctcctctctgaagAGAACAGAAAAGTGACCTGGGTGCAAGAGGAGCAGCCGTATCCAGATCACCAAGAAAGGTTCGATCACTACCAGCAGGTGCTGTGTGAACAGGGTCTTGATGGGTGCTGCTACTtggaggtggaggtgaaggGGCCTTTTACCATTGGGTTAACGTACAAAACCATTGGCAGGAAAGGTGAAGTGAGAGATTGTAAACTGGGATGCAACGACAGGTCTTGGTGTCTGATTTGCTCTGCTGAGGGTTGTCTTGTTCTGCACCACAATCAGAGTGTCAGTGTATCTTCCCACAGCTCACGCTCCAGTAGGGTGGGGGTTTATCTGGACTGGCCGGCTGGGACTCTTTCTTTCTACAGAGTTACCGCCGACAGTCAGACCCGCCTCTACACCTTCAGAGAAACGTTCACTGACCCCCTCTATCCGGCTGTTGAACTTCGCACTCATTCCTCGGCCTTGTTCTGTGAGATAACATAG